TTCGGCTACGTGCTGTCTGGAGAAATTGAATCGCAGGTGAATGACGAACCGACGCGAGTCTACCGCGCGGGCGAAAGCTTTTACGAGACGCCGGGCTCTCGCCATCCCGTCAGCCGCAACGCCAGCAAGACCGCCCCCGCAAAGCTGCTCGCCGTATTCGTCGTCGATACGGACGATAGGCAACTGACCACCCCCGTCAAACAGGACGACCATTAAGGAGCACGACATGAGTATGCGCCTCGATTACAACCATATCGCGCCGGCAGGCTCGAAAGCCCTCGGCGGAGTCTACGGCTACGTCTTGCAGAGCAAGCTTCCTGCCACGCTGATCAACCTCGTCTATCTGCGTGTATCGCAGATAAACAACTG
The DNA window shown above is from Bradyrhizobium sp. ISRA464 and carries:
- a CDS encoding cupin domain-containing protein; this encodes MQIPSVLAACAAVVIAAAMPVSAHEAGQTVTPTFQQPITNIPGKSLVAVVVDYAPGGASPSHVHAKSAFIFGYVLSGEIESQVNDEPTRVYRAGESFYETPGSRHPVSRNASKTAPAKLLAVFVVDTDDRQLTTPVKQDDH